A window of the Kosakonia radicincitans DSM 16656 genome harbors these coding sequences:
- the aegA gene encoding formate-dependent uric acid utilization protein AegA, with protein MNRFIMANSQQCIGCRACEVACVMAHNNELHVLSPEQFHPRITVIKNQQQRSAVTCHHCEAAPCARSCPNGAISRVDDSVQVNQQKCIGCKSCVVACPFGTMQVLVTPVGEGQVKATAHKCDLCAGRADGPACVQNCPADAMQLVNSDVLANLAKTRRLRTAGHEAQPWHSVAAQTSAFDDRKVLQMRKTPARGEPDKLPLAARKCGFDEIYLPFRADQAQREAQRCLSCGEHSICEWTCPLHNHIPQWVARVKEGDIASAVELSHQTNCLPEITGRVCPQDRLCEGACTVRDEYGAVTIGNIERYISDRALAQGWRPDLGQVQAVDKRIAIIGAGPAGLACADVLARHGVSATVFDRHPEIGGLLTFGIPSFKLDKSLLARRREIFSAMGIRFELNCEIGKDIALDTLLSDYDAVFIGVGTYRSMQANLPNDDAPGVYDALPFLIANTKQLMGLPEIAQEPFINTEGLNVVVLGGGDTAMDCVRTALRHGASKVTCAYRRDEANMPGSKKEVKNARDEGAEFEFNVQPVNVELNESGKVCGIRLLRTQLGEPDAKGRRRPVPIAGSEFVMPADAVIMAFGFNPHSMPWLERQGVRMDEWGRIAASVNSPYRYQTSNPKIFAGGDAVRGADLVVTAMAEGRHAAQGMLDWLGVKTPDTH; from the coding sequence ATGAATCGTTTTATTATGGCGAACAGCCAACAATGTATAGGATGTCGTGCCTGTGAAGTTGCCTGCGTGATGGCGCATAACAATGAGCTACATGTATTAAGCCCCGAACAATTTCATCCGCGAATTACAGTTATTAAAAATCAACAGCAGCGCAGCGCGGTGACCTGTCATCATTGTGAAGCTGCGCCCTGTGCCCGCAGTTGCCCGAACGGCGCCATTAGCCGCGTTGATGATTCCGTACAGGTTAACCAGCAGAAATGTATTGGCTGCAAATCCTGCGTTGTCGCCTGTCCATTCGGCACCATGCAAGTGCTTGTTACCCCCGTTGGCGAAGGCCAGGTAAAAGCGACAGCGCACAAATGCGATCTCTGCGCGGGTCGCGCTGACGGTCCGGCCTGCGTGCAAAATTGTCCGGCAGACGCGATGCAACTGGTTAATAGCGACGTGCTGGCGAATCTGGCAAAAACACGTCGTCTGCGTACTGCAGGCCATGAAGCTCAGCCGTGGCACAGTGTTGCGGCGCAGACTTCTGCGTTTGACGATCGCAAGGTGCTGCAGATGCGTAAAACGCCCGCGCGCGGAGAGCCGGATAAACTGCCACTGGCGGCACGCAAGTGCGGTTTTGATGAAATCTATCTGCCGTTTCGCGCTGACCAGGCGCAGCGTGAAGCGCAACGTTGTCTGAGCTGCGGTGAACACAGCATCTGCGAATGGACCTGTCCGCTGCACAACCATATTCCGCAGTGGGTTGCGCGGGTGAAAGAGGGCGATATTGCCTCCGCCGTTGAGCTTTCCCATCAAACTAACTGCCTGCCGGAGATCACCGGGCGCGTCTGCCCGCAGGATCGTTTATGTGAAGGCGCCTGCACGGTGCGCGATGAGTACGGCGCGGTGACCATCGGCAATATCGAGCGTTACATTTCCGATCGGGCGCTGGCGCAGGGCTGGCGACCAGATTTAGGGCAGGTGCAGGCAGTGGATAAACGCATCGCTATTATCGGTGCCGGTCCTGCCGGGCTGGCCTGCGCGGATGTGCTGGCGCGTCATGGCGTCAGCGCGACCGTCTTTGACCGTCACCCCGAAATCGGCGGTCTGCTGACTTTTGGTATTCCCTCCTTCAAGCTGGATAAATCCCTGCTGGCGCGCCGCCGGGAAATCTTCAGCGCGATGGGCATCCGTTTCGAGCTGAACTGCGAGATCGGCAAGGATATCGCGCTGGATACGCTGCTGAGTGATTACGACGCGGTGTTTATCGGCGTGGGTACGTACCGTTCAATGCAGGCCAATTTGCCGAACGACGATGCACCTGGCGTGTATGATGCGCTGCCGTTTTTGATCGCCAATACGAAACAACTGATGGGGCTACCGGAAATTGCGCAAGAGCCGTTTATCAATACCGAAGGCCTGAATGTGGTGGTGCTGGGCGGCGGCGATACGGCGATGGACTGCGTGCGCACGGCGCTGCGCCACGGGGCGAGCAAAGTGACCTGCGCGTATCGGCGCGACGAAGCCAATATGCCCGGTTCGAAAAAAGAGGTGAAAAACGCTCGCGATGAAGGGGCGGAATTCGAATTTAATGTGCAACCCGTGAACGTGGAGCTGAATGAAAGCGGCAAGGTTTGCGGCATCCGTCTGCTGCGGACGCAACTGGGCGAACCGGATGCCAAAGGGCGCCGTCGCCCGGTGCCGATTGCGGGCAGCGAGTTTGTCATGCCTGCCGATGCGGTGATCATGGCGTTTGGCTTTAACCCACATTCCATGCCGTGGCTGGAGCGTCAGGGTGTGCGCATGGATGAGTGGGGACGCATTGCCGCCAGCGTTAACAGCCCGTACCGTTACCAGACCAGCAATCCAAAAATTTTCGCCGGTGGCGATGCGGTACGAGGTGCCGATTTGGTGGTGACGGCCATGGCGGAAGGGCGTCATGCCGCGCAAGGCATGCTGGACTGGTTAGGGGTAAAAACGCCGGATACGCATTAA
- the nudK gene encoding GDP-mannose pyrophosphatase NudK, translating to MSLKINVIKDKILSENYFVLRNITYELTRSNGEVIRHKREVYDRGNGATILLYNRDKKSVLLIRQFRVATWVNGNEDGRLIESCAGLLDDDEPEVCIRKEAIEETGYQVGEVRKVFELYMSPGGVTELVHFFIAEYGDAQRVNNGGGVEDEDIEVLEFPFSQALEMVASGEIRDGKAVILLQYLKLSGLMD from the coding sequence ATGTCACTGAAAATTAACGTCATCAAAGATAAAATCCTTTCTGAGAACTACTTTGTTCTGCGCAATATCACCTATGAACTGACCCGTAGCAACGGCGAAGTCATCCGCCATAAACGCGAAGTTTATGACCGGGGCAACGGCGCAACGATCCTGCTGTATAACCGCGATAAAAAGAGCGTCCTGCTGATCCGCCAGTTCCGGGTGGCGACCTGGGTAAACGGCAATGAGGATGGCCGTCTGATTGAGAGCTGCGCCGGTTTGCTGGATGACGATGAACCGGAAGTCTGTATTCGCAAAGAGGCGATTGAAGAGACCGGTTACCAGGTCGGCGAGGTGCGTAAAGTCTTCGAACTCTATATGTCGCCGGGCGGCGTGACTGAGCTGGTACACTTTTTTATTGCTGAATATGGCGATGCGCAGCGGGTCAATAATGGCGGCGGCGTGGAAGATGAAGATATTGAAGTGCTGGAATTTCCGTTCAGCCAGGCACTGGAAATGGTCGCCAGCGGCGAGATTCGCGATGGCAAGGCGGTGATTTTATTGCAGTACCTGAAATTATCCGGGTTAATGGACTGA
- a CDS encoding DUF1176 domain-containing protein — translation MRYRGVFTLLFGLFSAPLLWAAPAQQSFSDWQVTCNNQNFCVARNTGEHNGLVMTLERSAGARTDATLRIDLGGLDLPAAKEPPIAGRLQLDEQPLTLAGARWQITPWHLITSDSETIARFLQTIQEGQAITLQGSKGMISLVGLKASLLFIDSLQKRVGSETAWIKKGDGPPLSVPPAPALKEVAQASVTPTPLTHAELNDLLDYGNWRMNNSQCSLDPMRRQVRVSALTDDKALLMIDCEAGAYNIVDLAWLVSRQKPFASQPVRLHLPFTPDNGNDEMELMNAVFDEKSGELNTLSKGRGLQDCGVSSRWRFDGQRFRLVRYAQEPACDGWHGPDAWPTLWVTR, via the coding sequence ATGCGTTATCGCGGCGTTTTCACTCTGCTGTTCGGGCTTTTCTCTGCGCCGTTGCTGTGGGCTGCGCCTGCACAACAATCTTTTTCCGACTGGCAGGTGACCTGCAATAACCAGAATTTCTGCGTTGCGCGTAACACCGGCGAACACAATGGCTTGGTCATGACATTAGAGCGTAGCGCCGGTGCGCGAACCGATGCGACGCTGCGTATCGATCTGGGCGGGCTTGATCTGCCTGCGGCCAAAGAGCCGCCCATCGCTGGCCGCCTGCAGCTTGACGAACAACCGTTAACGCTGGCCGGAGCGCGCTGGCAAATCACACCCTGGCATCTGATAACCAGTGACAGCGAAACCATCGCCCGTTTTCTGCAAACCATTCAGGAAGGGCAGGCCATTACCTTGCAGGGCAGCAAAGGGATGATTTCGCTGGTGGGGCTGAAAGCCTCGCTGCTGTTCATTGATTCGCTGCAAAAACGCGTCGGCAGCGAAACGGCGTGGATTAAAAAGGGCGATGGCCCGCCGCTTAGCGTCCCGCCTGCGCCCGCATTGAAAGAGGTGGCTCAGGCGAGCGTGACCCCGACGCCGCTGACCCATGCGGAACTGAATGATTTGCTGGATTACGGCAACTGGCGCATGAACAACAGCCAGTGTTCGCTGGATCCGATGCGCCGCCAGGTTCGCGTCTCGGCGCTCACCGATGACAAAGCGTTGCTGATGATCGACTGTGAAGCCGGTGCGTATAACATTGTCGATCTGGCGTGGCTGGTGTCGCGGCAGAAACCGTTCGCCTCACAACCCGTTCGCCTGCATCTGCCGTTTACGCCGGATAATGGTAACGATGAGATGGAGCTGATGAACGCGGTGTTTGACGAGAAAAGCGGCGAGCTGAACACATTGTCGAAAGGCCGTGGTTTGCAGGATTGTGGCGTGTCGAGCCGCTGGCGTTTTGATGGCCAGCGTTTTCGCCTGGTACGTTACGCTCAGGAACCGGCCTGCGATGGCTGGCATGGCCCTGATGCGTGGCCCACGCTGTGGGTGACGCGCTAG